A genomic region of Ovis aries strain OAR_USU_Benz2616 breed Rambouillet chromosome 20, ARS-UI_Ramb_v3.0, whole genome shotgun sequence contains the following coding sequences:
- the TDRD6 gene encoding tudor domain-containing protein 6 produces the protein MCSTPGLPTPGASLVLRVSFVDVQPEVIPVQLWGLLGERRDEYVRLSREIQEAAAAARGPWMLGGASALPGELCLVQVGRLWHRGRVVSRQAQESRVFLLDEGRTIAAGAGSLAPGRSEFFHLPSEVLGCVLAGLVPVGGGGAGGGEPQHWAASAVDFLRHLQGKEVHGRVLDVLLLHRLVLLEVPELSQQMQELGLARQVPDGVFRSLLKRCLSAATPTLGPRAPVVPRVPPKQEQPGLDYFYPQLQLGVTEPVVVTQVCHPHRIHCQLRSLSQEIHRLSESMAQVYRGSPGTGDERSTSAPWEEREESPDKPGSPCASCGLDGLWYRALLLETFRPQRCAQVLHVDYGRKELVSCSSLRYLLPEYFRMPVVTYPCALYGLWDGGRGWSRSQVGDLKALILGQAVNAKIEFYCSFEHVYYVTLYGEDGINLNCVFGVQSCCLADRFLQSQGREEEEEEEEPETAFQCQSSAEEMDEEISLPTLPSIRLKMNTFYDAQVEFVKNPSEFWIRLRKHNGTFSKLMKKMCSFYASASKLDGVILKPEADDLCCVKWKENGYFRAMVTRLDDQNVDVFLVDRGNSENVDRYDVRMLLPQFRRLPVLALQCTLADIWPLEENWSQEAISFFKKTVLHKELVIHVLDKQDNQYIIEILDESRAGEENISKVMAQAGFAKYHEFETKDSLSVSVHSPGHVSNHFTTDSNRISSAKKEVEQKAVRDGKTTAVPEVVTDTAVMTNVSAGLVQDNEKRMSVYSPLVQNFLGIESGSSCKGELQVGTTVEVRVSYVENPGHFWCQLTRNTQRFKALMGSIQDYCNNAAPPHQGTTPACLAKRTADGKWSRALITGAQSSEYVNIIFVDYGDKEMISVKNIYSITEEFLKAKVQAFRCSLYNLIQPMGQNPFLWDEKAIQAFIEFIDNARENNLELKCTIFALASIHDELFNVVDLLTPFRSVCHFLVQKRLARPVKLQKPLEFSVQLHSYFYSTYDMKIGSEESVYITHVDDPWTFYCQLGRNASILEQLSHHITQLSQVLLHLRTSHLVPGTLCLAKYTDGNWCRGVIIEKEPNKVFFVDFGNIHVVTSDDLCPVPSDAHNVLLLPMQAIKCSLSDVPDHIPEEVTAWFRETVLDKSLKALVVAKDPDGRLIIELYNDSIQINATINEKLGLRGYKGGTRRRKSKALLSTTETLEVKKEDVKLSPTEYLSKSENKPESMALLGETYKPKISSACRELKFLQSSTKTSLVTPHQDSVGNKNNQVSPSTTDKKSESSAEPSLKATKLEASLSERKLRDSCDRGLPLKISELPKKAIMPGFKTTVYVSHVNDLSDFYVQLTEDEAEIDHLSERLNDTRTRPEYYAGPPLQRGDVICAVFPEDNLWYRAVVKEPQPNDLLSVQFIDYGNVSVVHANKIGKLDRVNALLPGLCIPCSLKGFGVPGLLNHKEVTHYFSRRTDEAPIRCEFVQFQDKWEVTLADEHGIIAEDIVSRYAFSEKSQLEFSTQIVQGACSTSVSKTDVDTSMFLNWYNPKMKMIRAYATVIDGPEYFWCQFADTKKLQHLEVEVQTAGEQATDQRSRIHCPRIGDPCIVRYREDGHYYRALVTSICEDYLVSIRLVDFGNIEDSVDPKALWNIPSELLAVPMQAFPCCLSGFNISQGACPREGCDYFYEIVTEDVLEITILDIKRDVCDIPLAIVDLKSKGESISEKMKKYSKIGMTGSDLRYEKNDAEIKGALVFPSPDVGLKKSISKLGQERILHVESQTAELLERLNKDLNILETQPGKFYDPKTDNIFEAFENPGKDKIGTELLEEKIKGLFGDKAKFDDKSPMSGFNTFLPHATEAKEVLELNSLEVPLSPDDESKEFLELESIELQHSLVGDEEKEDLGLVPPTMTLPQGCDPEVTLPPLPGQLPLNCEDEKQPELELPAAQLCLEDRINPLSLTVSQKAQESLCTEDVRGSSCAESSDEERRLRLRRQTFDAKMQIEMSIYKEEFTECTNRDAMSSLTALFSEEEYRDARKHNYTLPDHIPAQPENAYTLKGFTVGSKCVVWSSLRNTWSKCEILEIAEEGTKVLDLSNGIEEVVNPENVWNGIPKLDKSPSEKRGLEMMEI, from the exons ATGTGCTCGACGCCCGGGCTGCCGACGCCGGGGGCCTCGCTGGTGCTGCGGGTGTCCTTCGTGGACGTGCAGCCCGAGGTGATTCCCGTGCAGCTGTGGGGGCTGCTGGGCGAGCGGCGAGACGAGTACGTGCGGCTGAGCCGGGAGATCCAGGAAGCGGCGGCGGCTGCGCGTGGCCCGTGGATGCTGGGCGGTGCCTCGGCCTTGCCTGGCGAGCTGTGCCTGGTGCAGGTGGGCAGGCTGTGGCACCGCGGCCGCGTGGTCAGCCGGCAGGCGCAGGAGAGCCGGGTCTTCCTGCTGGACGAGGGCCGCACCATCGCGGCCGGGGCGGGCTCGCTGGCTCCCGGGCGCAGCGAGTTCTTCCACCTGCCGTCGGAGGTGCTGGGCTGCGTGCTGGCCGGCCTGGTGCCggtgggcggcggcggcgcgggcggggGCGAGCCCCAGCACTGGGCGGCCAGCGCTGTGGACTTCCTTAGGCACCTGCAGGGCAAGGAAGTGCACGGGCGCGTCCTGGACGTGCTGCTGCTCCACCGGCTGGTCCTCCTGGAGGTGCCCGAGCTGTCCCAGCAGATGCAGGAGCTCGGCCTGGCTCGGCAGGTGCCTGACGGCGTCTTCCGCTCCCTGCTAAAGCGCTGCCTCTCGGCCGCAACGCCTACCCTGGGCCCCAGGGCCCCGGTGGTCCCGCGAGTTCCCCCTAAGCAGGAGCAGCCTGGCCTGGATTACTTCTACCCTCAGCTGCAGCTGGGCGTGACGGAGCCCGTGGTGGTTACCCAGGTGTGCCATCCCCACCGCATTCACTGCCAGCTCCGCAGCCTCTCGCAGGAGATCCACCGCCTCTCCGAAAGCATGGCTCAGGTATACCGGGGCTCCCCGGGGACTGGGGACGAGCGCTCTACCAGTGCCccctgggaggagagagaggagagcccAGACAAGCCTGGCTCTCCTTGCGCATCCTGCGGGTTGGATGGACTTTGGTACAGGGCGCTCTTGCTTGAGACTTTCCGGCCCCAGCGCTGTGCCCAGGTGCTTCACGTCGACTATGGAAGGAAGGAGTTAGTGAGTTGTAGTAGCCTCCGCTACTTGCTGCCTGAATATTTTCGGATGCCTGTGGTGACCTACCCTTGCGCACTGTACGGACTCTGGGATGGTGGGAGAGGTTGGTCTCGGTCACAGGTCGGTGACCTGAAGGCACTGATTCTGGGCCAGGCAGTGAACGCAAAGATTGAATTTTATTGTTCCTTCGAGCATGTGTATTACGTCACCTTATATGGCGAAGATGGGATTAATCTTAACTGTGTGTTCGGAGTACAGTCCTGTTGCTTGGCTGACCGGTTCCTTCAGAGCCAgggcagagaagaggaggaagaggaggaagaaccGGAAACAGCTTTTCAGTGTCAGTCTTCTGcggaagaaatggatgaagagATTTCACTCCCCACCTTACCATCTATCAGGTTAAAGATGAACACCTTCTATGACGCCCAGGTGGAGTTTGTGAAAAATCCTTCTGAGTTTTGGATTAGGTTGAGGAAACACAATGGCACCTTCAGCAAACTGATGAAGAAAATGTGCAGTTTCTATGCCTCCGCCAGTAAGCTGGATGGGGTCATCTTGAAACCCGAAGCCGATGATCTTTGCTGTgtcaaatggaaagaaaatggctACTTCCGGGCTATGGTCACCCGATTAGACGACCAGAATGTGGATGTGTTCTTAGTTGACCGGGGCAATTCAGAAAACGTGGACCGGTATGACGTGAGGATGCTGCTCCCTCAGTTTAGGCGGCTACCAGTATTGGCCCTGCAGTGCACCCTGGCCGATATTTGGCCTTTGGAAGAAAACTGGAGCCAAGAggcaatttccttttttaaaaagactgtgcTCCACAAAGAGTTAGTTATCCATGTCCTTGATAAGCAGGATAATCAGTATATTATTGAGATTCTTGATGAATCAAGAGCGGGAGAGGAAAACATTAGTAAGGTGATGGCTCAAGCTGGATTTGCCAAGTACCACGAATTTGAAACAAAGGACAGTCTTTCCGTAAGTGTCCACTCTCCAGGGCATGTTTCAAACCATTTTACCACAGACAGTAACAGAATATCTTCTGCCAAGAAGGAAGTAGAACAAAAAGCCGTGAGAGATGGTAAAACTACAGCTGTTCCAGAAGTAGTGACTGACACAGCAGTTATGACAAACGTTTCAGCTGGACTTGTGCAGGACAATGAGAAAAGAATGTCTGTTTACTCTCCTCTGGTACAGAATTTCTTGGGAATTGAGTCAGGCTCTTCTTGTAAAGGAGAGCTACAAGTTGGAACTACAGTCGAAGTCAGAGTATCTTACGTTGAAAATCCCGGCCATTTTTGGTGTCAGCTGACCAGGAACACCCAAAGATTTAAAGCGCTCATGGGTAGTATTCAGGACTATTGCAACAACGCAGCTCCTCCCCACCAGGGAACTACTCCTGCTTGTTTGGCAAAACGAACAGCAGATGGAAAATGGTCCAGAGCTCTAATTACTGGGGCACAATCTTCAGAGTATGTCAACATCATATTTGTAGATTATGGGGACAAAGAAATGATATCTGTGAAGAATATTTATTCAATTACTGAAGAGTTTCTGAAGGCTAAGGTTCAGGCTTTTAGGTGCAGCCTTTATAATTTAATTCAGCCAATGGGACAAAatccttttctttgggatgaaaAAGCAATCCAAGCttttattgaatttatagatAATGCACGGGAAAACAATCTTGAATTAAAGTGCACAATATTTGCTCTGGCTTCCATTCATGATGAACTGTTTAATGTGGTGGATCTGCTAACACCTTTCCGGAGTGTATGCCATTTTTTGGTACAAAAGAGACTTGCAAGACCAGTAAAACTTCAGAAACCTCTGGAGTTCTCCGTTCAGCTCCATTCTTACTTCTATTCTACCTATGACATGAAAATCGGAAGTGAAGAATCAGTGTACATAACACATGTTGATGACCCTTGGACATTTTATTGCCAGCTGGGAAGAAATGCAAGTATTTTAGAACAGCTGTCCCATCATATTACACAATTAAGTCAAGTTTTGCTGCATTTAAGAACATCTCACTTAGTCCCCGGCACATTGTGCCTTGCCAAGTATACTGATGGAAACTGGTGTAGGGGGGTAATCAtagaaaaagaaccaaataaagTATTCTTTGTTGATTTTGGGAACATTCATGTGGTAACAAGTGATGATCTGTGCCCAGTGCCTAGTGATGCGCACAATGTCTTACTTTTGCCCATGCAAGCCATTAAATGTTCGTTATCTGATGTTCCCGATCATATACCAGAAGAAGTTACAGCGTGGTTTCGGGAGACTGTTTTAGATAAGTCATTGAAGGCTCTGGTCGTAGCGAAAGATCCAGATGGAAGACTGATTATTGAACTATACAATGATAGCATTCAAATTAATGCTACTATTAACGAGAAGTTAGGGCTCCGGGGTTACAAAGGTGggacaaggagaagaaaaagcaaagcacTCCTCTCTACAACTGAAACTCTTGAAGTGAAAAAGGAAGATGTGAAGTTGTCACCTACAGAGTATTTAAGTAAATCAGAGAACAAACCAGAGAGTATGGCACTCTTAGGAGAAACATACAAACCTAAGATCAGCTCAGCATGTAGGGAACTCAAATTTTTACAGAGTTCAACAAAGACAAGCTTAGTCACTCCGCACCAGGACTCcgtgggaaataaaaataatcaagtgTCTCCATCAACAACAGACAAGAAATCAGAAAGTTCGGCGGAGCCCTCCTTGAAAGCCACAAAACTAGAAGCCTCTCTTTCAGAGAGAAAGCTAAGAGATTCATGTGACAGAGGTTTGCCTCTAAAGATTTCTGAGCTCCCTAAAAAGGCCATAATGCCTGGATTTAAAACAACTGTGTATGTTTCTCATGTAAATGACCTTTCAGACTTTTACGTTCAGCTAACAGAAGATGAGGCTGAAATTGATCAtctttcagagaggttaaatgatacTAGAACAAGGCCTGAATATTATGCAGGCCCACCTTTGCAAAGAGGAGATGTAATATGTGCTGTTTTCCCAGAAGACAATTTATGGTATCGTGCTGTGGTCAAGGAACCACAACCCAATGACCTTCTCTCTGTGCAGTTTATAGATTATGGCAATGTCTCTGTGGTTCACGCAAACAAAATAGGCAAACTTGACCGTGTTAATGCGCTGTTACCAGGACTGTGCATTCCCTGTTCCTTAAAGGGATTTGGGGTTCCTGGGCTTTTAAACCATAAGGAAGTGACGCATTACTTTTCCCGAAGGACAGATGAGGCTCCGATAAGATGCGAATTTGTTCAGTTTCAAGACAAATGGGAAGTTACTCTTGCTGATGAACATGGGATCATAGCCGAAGATATAGTGAGCAGATATGCATTCAGTGAAAAATCTCAACTAGAATTTTCTACCCAGATAGTTCAAGGGGCCTGTTCCACATCGGTCAGCAAAACAGACGTAGACACTTCTATGTTTCTTAACTGGTATAATCCAAAGATGAAGATGATTAGAGCTTATGCCACGGTGATCGATGGACCTGAATATTTTTGGTGTCAGTTTGCGGATACCAAGAAACTTCAGCATTTAGAAGTGGAAGTTCAGACTGCGGGAGAGCAGGCGACAGATCAGAGAAGTCGTATCCACTGCCCTCGTATTGGAGATCCTTGCATAGTGAGATACAGAGAAGATGGGCATTATTATAGGGCCCTTGTCACCAGCATTTGTGAAGATTATCTTGTGTCCATCAGGCTTGTGGACTTTGGAAACATTGAAGACTCCGTGGACCCAAAAGCACTCTGGAACATCCCTTCTGAGCTTTTGGCTGTGCCCATGCAAGCCTTTCCATGTTGCCTCTCAGGATTTAATATTTCACAGGGCGCATGCCCTCGTGAGGGATGTGACTACTTTTATGAAATAGTCACAGAAGATGTGTTGGAGATAACAATATTAGACATCAAAAGGGACGTTTGTGATATCCCTTTAGCCATCGTTGACttgaaaagcaaaggtgaaagcattagtgagaaaatgaagaaatattctAAGATTGGTATGACTGGCAGTGATCTGAGATATGAAAAAAATGATGCAGAAATAAAGGGAGCTCTCGTGTTCCCCAGTCCCGATGTTGGACTTAAGAAATCAATCAGTAAACTTGGACAAGAGAGAATACTCCATGTTGAATCCCAGACAGCTGAGCTCTTGGAAAGACTCAACAAAGACTTAAACATCCTTGAAACGCAACCAGGTAAATTCTATGACCCCAAAACTGATAACATTTTTGAAGCTTTTGAAAACCCAGGCAAAGATAAGATTGGCACTGAGTTGCTGGAAGAAAAAATCAAGGGCCTATTTGGTGACAAAGCAAAGTTTGATGATAAGTCCCCAATGTCAGGATTTAACACATTCTTACCACATGCCACCGAAGCAAAGGAGGTCCTGGAACTAAATTCTCTCGAGGTACCACTTTCTCCTGACGACGAGTCCAAAGAGTTCCTGGAGCTGGAATCCATCGAGTTGCAGCATTCCCTGGTCGGGGATGAGGAGAAAGAAGATCTGGGCCTGGTGCCTCCAACCATGACTCTTCCCCAAGGCTGTGACCCAGAGGTCACCCTGCCACCATTGCCAGGGCAGCTGCCCCTCAACTGTGAAGATGAGAAACAGCCTGAGCTAGAATTGCCTGCAGCCCAGCTGTGTCTGGAGGACAGAATAAACCCTTTGTCTTTAACAGTTAGTCAGAAAGCCCAGGAATCCCTGTGCACTGAAGACGTGAGAGGATCCAGTTGTGCGGAAAGCTCTGATGAGGAGCGTAGGCTGCGCCTGCGCAGACAGACTTTCGATGCCAAGATGCAGATTGAAATGAGTATCTATAAAGAAGAATTTACAGAGTGTACAAACAGAGATGCCATGTCATCACTGACCGCTCTGTTTTCTGAAGAAGAATACAGAGATGCAAGGAAACACAATTACACCTTACCAGATCATATCCCAG CTCAACCAGAGAACGCGTACACTCTGAAAGGATTTACTGTTGGATCCAAATGTGTTGTGTGGTCAAGTCTCAGAAACACGTGGTCTAAGTGTGAGATTTTGGAAATAGCTGAAGAGGGCACAAAG GTTTTAGACCTTTCAAATGGCATAGAGGAGGTAGTAAACCCTGAGAATGTCTGGAATGGTATACCCAAATTGGATAAGAGTCCATCTGAG aAAAGAGGCCTGGAGATGATGGAGATTTAA